Below is a genomic region from Ascaphus truei isolate aAscTru1 chromosome 8, aAscTru1.hap1, whole genome shotgun sequence.
tcattgtgcggcccgcctccactcattgtgcggcccgcctccactcattgtgcggcccgcctccactcattgtgcggcccgcttccactcattgtgcggcccgcctccactcattgtgcggcccgcctccactcattgtgcggcccgcctccactcattgtgcggcccgcctccactcattgtgcggcccgcctccactcattgtgcggcccgcttccactcattgtgcggcccgcttccactcattgtgcggcccgcctccactcattgtgcggcccgcctccactcattgtgcggcccgcttccactcattgtgcggcccgcctccactcattgtgcggcccgcctccactcattgtgcggcccgcctccactcattgtgcggcccgcttccactcattgtgcggcccgcctccactcattgtgcggcccgcctccactcattgtgcggcccgcctccactcattgtgcggcccgcctccactcattgtgcggccgtcctccactcattgtgcggcccgcgacggctttccccgtcctcctccctcccgagccTCCTCTCCCGGCGGCGggtcccccctcctttcccggcCGCGAGTCCCCCGCTCCTTTCCCGGCCGcgagtccccccctcctctcccagtcgcgagtccccccctcctctcccagccgGGAGCCGCAAACCCGCTCTCAGGACTGCACGAGTGTGCTAGTCCTGCCTGCTCCGTTAGGtgccggggggaggtgaggtgccgttgtggggaggtgaggtgccgttgtggggaggtgaggtgcaagggggggaggtgaggtgcaagggggggtgaggtgcaagggggggtgaggtgcaaggggggggtgaggagcaagggggggtgaggtgtaaggggggtgattagaggtgcaggggggtgatttgaagtgcaggggagggtgattggaggtgcaggggagggtgattggagatgcaggggggtgattgaaagtgcaggggggtgattggaggtgtaggggggttgattggaggtgcaggggagggtgattggaggtgtaggggggggttattggaggtgtatgggggttgattggaggtgtaggggggtcattgaggtgcaggggagggtgattggagttgcaAGGGGGAgaataatgtgaggtgcaggggggagagtggtgtgaggtgcaggggggagagtgatgtgaggtgcaggggagagagtaatgtgaggtgcaggggagagagtgatgtgaggtgcacgggggagaaggatgtgaggtgcaggggggatgtgtgtggtgtgcaggggggtattgtgtgtttgatgtggagggggagtattatgtgtgtgggtgagggggagggatgggggtatcgcaatggttgatagtgagggcttctgggggagatatgagaatgatgatgaggggtggtgggggagatatatgaggatgatgatgatgatgatgagaggtgctggagaagagatgatgatgatgatgattttacccgtgcggcccaaattttttttgcttggagcagttcggcccttctcgcttttcgagttgtgcaggcctgctctaaatAGTAGCAGTCCCCTGCTTGCTCTAGAATAGTAGCAGTCCACAGCTTGCTCTAGATAGTAGCAGACCACTGCTTGCTCTAGATAGTAGCAGTCCCCTGCATTGCAGAAGTATGTTGCCTTGCCACTAATTAGTGTGGAAAACGATACTACGCAGCACGGTATGTAACAGTCTAAATGCCACCATAAGTACTATATCTAATGCTAAGTTGAGCAGCTACAAGTAGTGTTGCACAACAAGCTGAAACACCAGACACCAGCTTAGCCCTAAACCTGCACGATAGCTATCAATCAACAGCTATCAACCTAGTGGTTTGCAGGCATTTCTACCATGGCCATCAACAGAGGTGGTATGCAGTGTGGGATGCAGTGTGGGATGCAGTGTGGGGTGCAGTGTGGGGTGCAGTGTGGGATGCAGTGTGGGATGCCTAGATTTGGAATACGTGGATGCTAAGGGAACTTCTATACCAACAATCTTTGTGTTTtagtctctcagacactcacacaggtGGTTTATACACACCGACCTAATTACAGTGTATACTCTTCCTAATAATCAACTCAGTGAACAATATCCTTGATCACTAAGCAGGCACCCAGGCATTACAAATTatcacctttttatttttactttgtacAGTGTCTTAGTTTAAATATGTGCCAATACAACCCCATTTATTTTATGTTATAAGTTTCAATTTAGTATTTTAAAATGACCATTATTCCTAGTTAATATATTAGGGGCAACTGTATGTTCAGCCATCAGGGTGACCTACCCCAAAGCCAGTCTCGTTGATATTTGATAACCAACATCTTTCAAAATATAGGAGAGTGCACTGTAATGGGTTCTTGGGTATTCCTCCATCTCTGGTAACAATACCTACATTTTCTCTCTATGTGCATTAACCATAACCCTAGTGCCCCCATTTGTACATATACTTGGCAGAGTGGGTGGGTTCTTTCTCTGGTTGCCCCTCTTATACTGTACACCTCCTCAAAGCTCTGATGTACCTCTTCCTCTTCCTATGGGAATAACCCCTGTTATAAGACATCCGCTCTTATAAGAACGTTGGCATCCCATGACAGCCACAACACGGATCTTCCTGCAGGAGGAATCCTAAATATGAGTTTCTCAGGGAACATCCCTCACCTCGTCTAGATAGATAGTGACCGAATTTTGCTGAATGTTGACTCTCATGACAAGCGGCATCTTCAAGAGCTGTAGAAATAACAGAGTGGAAATCAACCCAAAGATCTTACAATCCAACAGGTCTGGTGGAAGATGCACCTTAGTGAGCAGCAGAGAGTTGAGAGGTGAGTATGCATGTGAGAGAGTAATAAGGTCACTGTTGTGTTGCCAGCGTCAGTCCATGTCATCATGAGTATCTCATCCAGTCCTTAATCTCAGACCCATGGCCCATGGAAATGCCAAACTGTTGTGATCCAGAATGCACTTGGGTTAGCGCTAGTAAAGTATGGTCTGGATGTGCATCTCACGAGGACACAGAACGGTCACTGTAATGGTTAAAAAgtctgaaggttttttttttacctctatGGCTGTGTCTTCCCTTGGGCTGAATCCTGACAACATATCCACTTCTATAAGAACCATGTTAGAGACATTCCGTGTCCTGGTGTAACTACAACAAAAGAGTGATAATACCCTACCAATAGGAACATCTCCTTACCACCCCACACATGACCACTGTAATAACAGTGCCTTAAAAAGAACATATCCTTATATCTGCTACATGTGGAATAGAGCCCATGTTATGGGAAATCAATATTACAGCAACATATTGTAAGAAGTATAAGAACACCAGTCTTACAGTACAAACATCTCCTTACAAACTCTTATTGAGGTATGGATCTCCACTATAAAAACACCAATCTTATAAGAAGACCAGATGATAACCTACTGTTACAAGAGGTCTCCCTGTTGTAAGAACTTCCTCATTATAAGAACACCCGCCTTATAACTGCTCTATATAAGAGGTATCCCTTATATACGGATGTTACCTGACTGATATAATGAGAGTCTCCAGCCGTATGCTCTGATTGGTGCATTCTCTGGGTTCTAATCTGGCACTCAGGTTAAAAGTGGCCTTCTCCATTTGCGGATAAACATTGTATCTCAGGACAACCTGCAGGGCACATGGGGTGTGGTGTtaggtggggagagacagagagacagagagacagagagaaagagggagagagtgtatgtgagagagagagagagagaagagggagagagtgtgtgtgagagagagagagagacagaaagagggagagagtgtgtgagagagagagagaaagagagagagagtgtgagggaaatagagggagagagaaagaaggaaagagagagatagaggtaaAGAGAGGAAGATACTGATAGGAAGAGAGAGATGCTCAGTCACCTGAATATAGACACAGCCGATCCCCGTAACCTGAAGGGAGTAACTCCCAGGTACATCTGGCAGAGCCTCTCTCTGCAGGAGGAGCCGGTTATATTTATCCACGTGGAACTGCTTCTGAAAACTCATCGCTGTTTGGACCGTCACCAACATGTTCCCTTTGTCATTAAATGTGACCCGTGTGTATTTGGCCAAAGCCTGAATAGCCACAACTGTATCCTGTGATGGGAAGAGGGGAATGAATGGGTTGATGAAGCAGCCCCTCAAATTGTAAAAACGGTTGCAAACCGGAGACAAAAACAGCATCAAATTTACTAGGGAAAACAGCACGTTGAAAGCCATagggttttgttttttaataaatcaggtacaaaatgttatttgtatttatttatgtaagtGGCGCATGTAAGACATAATACAGGGAGGATATACTGAGAGGGATAGGCACATAATACATGTAAGTAACATTGGGAGAAAGGCtttcctgccctgaagagctcacaatcCATTTAACGAACATTTAGTGCTCTATTTACTAAcgactcctggctgcaaaacccgAGCAAGGATTTCTCAGAGATAAAATTCCAGTTGCTTGTTTCACTGAAtttgccctagttttgcagctgggagtttttagtaaataacccccttaGAATGCAAGCTCTTTGGGTCAGAAATTAATATACAACATTTATACCAGCAGTTTGTCACAGGTTTTGCAGAGACTTGGAGACTTTAATTCATAACTCCAGAGTATTCTTGCACTCCCTGCATGTTAGAACAAGGAGAGAAAGAACCCCTATATTGGGAGCACACAATGGCTAATGATACTGATGTGAGAGTAAAGTATTAAAACCTAATACAGACACAATGTACTGAATTTTATGTAGGGTGGATTGgggtaaaaaaaactttattgggagaaatcctcaaataaaatatattgtctCTATAAATAAATCCTATCTAAACGGCGAATGAAAATACGGTGGAGGTGGGGTGGATCAATGGGATATAGTAATCCAATGTAGCTACAGGCTATCTAGGTATCTTGAATAGGATATAGGTAAGTATGTGCCAAGTTATAGTCAAAACCGCATGCAATATTAATGAACTAGCTATTATAATCCAGTTCTGCGAGTCCAACAAATTGGCAGGTAATGAGTCACTGCCTAGATGTTTCTGAGAACGTCTTTTGCCCGGAGCCCTCTCTGCAATAAATAGCTAAATGCTGCTCATATCATAGCTGGCTCTAAAGTTTATAAGCACAATACATATGATAGAGCTATGGAAAATCAGTGCTGCGAGTCTAATAGATGGGCAGCATTGATCTCTGCCCAGGTGTTGGTAGACAACGGCTTGTGCCCAGTATCAATTGCCCTCACAACTATAAATAGATAACAGGCTATCATGTATCAACAGCAATCTGATTAAATGACAGTATGTAAATAACTGTCCAGTGTTCAAAGCTTTGTTACCTGTGTGGATGAGAAGCCTCCGTATGGGTTCTGCTGCTTGTTGAGCCAGTTCACAATCTCAGAGGCTTTGCTGAGCTCTTCTGCCTGCACCGTGGGGCCAGAGATCAAAGCCAGCAGCACATAAGAGGTTAACTCCACATTGGCCGACCCTCCACTTTCCCCCTCTGATGACTGAAGCATGTACATCCAGTGCAGCTGCCCCCCTAATGACAGAGagtcaggagagggagagaaagagggaccaAGAGTAAgagactcagagagagagagagagacagacagagagaaacagagatgCAGAAAGGGAGATAtatgggcctattctagtagcaccGAAGTGTCACACACTGCTTGTAAAGTGCGCTTTAGAAGCAGATTGGcgcgctttgctattctgtaagcccttctcgcatgttaAACCGCATTTAAAcagcttttttagaagcggtttcactccggctctgccaatccaatcggtttgtcaaaaaagcctcaaactcgcattttttgcccacaactgctattctcgtagctccgttcTGCAACCGCTTAtaaaaactcgcatttttttaaacaccacCTAAAGGCTGACGAGACTGGTATtgcgagttacatccagagcctgcaATATGGGTTTGACAGAGAGCGaaacccataagtcagactggggaCGGAGTTAGCACCAGCTCAGGTCATTCCCccagtttattaaaacaaaacCAGAAAGAAAGCCATTCTTGGACTTCGGCTCAACTTTTGTTGGGATCGACTCGAACTTCCCAATGAGCTTCGAAGTTTGTGAAGCGCGGATTTTGAACCTGTGTAACCTACACATGCTTGTGacggtagggagtaaccaggctctcaaataaaggttaaacctgttttggttacccctgacccgtgtATAATGGTCCAAGTGAGTTAGCTcatgggcccagtaacattgtatctttaCCATGTGTTACCTGTAAtcaaagtattttttgtgtttttacctttctgggcatgccagccagcagggattgctaagggatgagtttcagggggggtgttttgtggaggaaccgttgacagaatgtgcctaggaggttggggtcgggagttgtcggttcccctataaatgtacccgggagacatgcctgattctcggatacatgtaggcacattgtcctggcaatatctcccttgaaaacgcaagtgcGACTCACccctagggtaccctgcttcagcaaagctcAGAAAAGTGAATGAGGAACAGGGATGAacaggtatccctgtagctgagggaatccctaggttaagggggttaccccagttagtgccaaggtggcacagaacctgtattgggtttgtggatGCCCCAACCAAATATGAGATACCCCAAAATGTATGCTGTAATAAAGTATGTGTTATGGTGTTTTTACATGTACTACAAGACTCTATGCCGTTAGCTGGGGCACATATTTAAGGTGCCAGCTAGTCTGCATAGAATCCATGGATGAAAGAGGAGACTGGATTTTGAgcggtgtcggggtgctaagtggacggggcagggcggagtactgagtccgGAAAACAGAGACCCCCTGTATGGGGCCAACTGGCCTCCCTTGAACCCCGGGCTGGTGGCTCATCTGTAGGTTCCAAGAGCAGCAGCCCGGCTCTTGCAAAGTCTTTGCTTCTCCTGGGGCATTACACAACGAGGGTAGAATAAGCTCACTTACAGTGCGCTCGTAGAAACCAGTCCCTCATACTCACATTTTGAGGAATCCCGAGTTCCAGCAGTGCTGCTGTGATGTACTCAGAGAGAGACACATCGTCCTGCACTCCATCCTGAAAATAATActggttaaaacccaaaaccaaGCCAGACTTGTCCTGTTCTGTTCACAGTGTCACCACCAGGGGAGGGATGTCatagactccatgtcccataagtcccttgtgtccgtgtcactgtgatgggagggacaaaTTCCATATCCCATACGTTCCTTCTGTCTTTGTCATCCAGCAGATACACTGGACAGATACACTCCACCTCCCATACTTTAGGACTCTTCTGTCCATATCACTGTGCCACTCTCTGCTAGATTCAAGGAATCGATAaagcatggagtctgtccctccagtGTCACTGTATCATTCTGTGACGGAAGGGACAGACTgcctgtgtcattgtgtcaccaaGCAGTGGGAGGGACAAATTCCATCCCGTATACTATCCCGTATACTATACTTGTTGCTGTCACTcagtgatgggagggacaggctccataTCCCACAGGTCCTCTGTTGTCTGTGTCATACTGTGGTGAGTCACATGATACCCCTGTCACCATTTCACCTTCATGAGAGTGTGGAAGAGTTTCCCACTGCTGATGAAACAGCCCCCAGGCAGCTGACGGGAGCGGAGCCAGCTGACGGCCTTACTGATCACTGCATCATCGATAAAAATGTTACCCTTCGCCTGCGAGAAACACTTAACCACAAACGCAGTAAGCCTGCAATGGAAGAGAGAGTGcaagaaggagagggagggaggaagaggaagagtaagaggtgaggggtgaggagagagacagagatatgaaAACAGATGAGGATAGAGTGAGAAAGACAGGTCGAGAAAAAGAGAGGGAGCGAtgaagggaagaggagagagaggtgaggggattAGCCCCACTGATTAGAAATGGGGGATATGTGGAATGAATTTAAAGGGAGGTCTAGTGACCCATAACCCATAACTCACCAGGTGCTGCCAGCACCATCACTTTCACCAAAGGCGCTATATGATCCATCAGCATGTTTATAGGTGAGTTCCCTCTGATATCCTGCCGGGCGAAGAGAGGGGAATAGAGAGAtaatgtgagacagagagaggtagagaggaaTAGGAAGAgacagaatgggagagagaaatcATGAGGCaatgagaggaagagagaaacatatatatagggggttattcattaaactacaaTAGTGGGCACTATCACACAAACTCCAGTTGACTTGAAAGTAGTATGTGTgaaagttatagggagcagttctaTTTAATATTCAGTGCtgagaaaaagtttgggaaccccaAAGGATTTTCACAGTGTTAGAAAtctgtttattatattaaaatgtgtGAATGAGAAATTATATCAAGACAATTGAATGAGAATATGTTTTAAGGTTTAGAATTCAAATGTAGCCAAAACAGATGAATAGCAGTTAACGTTTAATGCATAAAAGATGTTGGAGGTTGGCTTAGAGATAGAATGTCATGCCTAGTTTGAAGTGGGTATAGTTCTTTGTTAGGTAAACCGTGAGGAGAATGGGTGCGGAGTTAGTGATTAATAAATACAGTTGCATCTGGGTTCAGCTCTCTCTGTCTGCATTAAACATTTAAGTAGCATGTGAGGGACAAAAggtttctctctcttctctctctctctttaccatctgaaagaaagagcacatgtTATCATCATTGATTGAACGTCCATGTGTAAGTAATGCTATAAGAATAAACCATAACTGTGTCTTCTGAACAACGATTGTCTGAAGTATTGGAATCTTATTAACTAAGAATAAAATAATTATTCTAACACACATATTTcacacctaaaatgttattagatcttaatctaagtcctaataattgATAAAGATAGCCTGATAAAACAAAtggcacaaaaacatgatacttttccaacatttatttatccacaaatgatttaaCATCCATGTGGgataaagtatgtgaacctttagatttagtacctggtggcacccccttgagcaacaatgacttcaactaagtgtttcctgtaactgctggtcaggctctcacatcggttttgaagaATTTTGGGCCATTTCACCTCACAGAACTGCGTCAACtccgtgacatttgagggcttccttgcatggacagctcgcttcaggtcctgccacaacaggACGAtgggtttaggtccagactttgacttggccattctaaaacgctgaatttcttcttctgcatccttttgtagatctgcttgtatgtttaggatcattgtcttgctgcatgacccactttcgtttCAGCTCACAGCCGAATGGTCCTAccttctcctctagaatcttctgatacaatccAGAATTTATGATTGTGTCACTGATAGCAAGCTGTCCATATCCTGAGGAAGCAAagtagccccaaaccatcacactcccaccaccatgcttgacagttgggatgagattcttctgttcgaacgcagtgtttggttttcgccaaacataaaaTTTCTCGttgaggccaaaaagttatacctttgactcgtctgtccagagtaCATTGTCCCTGAAGTATTGTTGATCGTCTAtatgctctttggcgaacttcagatgggcagcgacgttctttttagagagcagtggtttcctcctggctatcctcccatgaacaccattcttgttcagtctttttctgatagatgagtcatgaacacttacattagcCAAGGCAAGCGTGGCCTGTAGATCTTTCGATGTTACTCTGGTGTTCTCTGCGACTTCCtgatgatttgctggtttgttcttgcAGAGATTTTGGTTGGACGACTACTCCTGGATAGAGTGACTgttgtcttgaactttctccatttttaGACTATCTGTTTGACAGTGGATTGTTGGAGCACcaaaccctttctagactgatgagcattaaTAACTGCTTtactgaggtcctcagagatttcttttgattgtggcatgacgtgtttccccACATCTATATGGTGaaaaccaaactcacaaagtttctgatctttatataggatggggcctcccaaactcacacctgaagatctacctaattatttaaacaccttattctaattatccactttaatgtagctgataaaaccagggtttcacttacttttgcacataccctggcTCTTAATCACTCATTGTTTGTCAAATTCATGCAtccttttgtttcaaaagacatggaattggttaatattaaCCCTACTGGATATTTAAGGAAAGACCGGTTTGGATTAAAGGAGGAACAAATAACAGGGTGCAAATATGAAAAGAGGGGAAAAATGAAAAGAGGGGAATATAGTGCAATAATGTATGCTACAAAATGGGATATGAATACAAAATGGGAATAATCCCACCCACATTTAATCCAAATGAATCAGGCAATTTGGGGGAAGACCCCTTTGCAACCAAACAACAACACGTCCTCCAACAGCAGGTAAATGGACCACATTTTCCTCAAACAGGTGAACGGAGAGAAATATGGTGCAAAAGAGTTTACTATATAATGCTGAAAGTGAAAATACACTTACGCAAAACAAGTAAGCCCACGACGTCAATTCCTGAAAATGGCTGCCGCTGGCGCAATGCAC
It encodes:
- the LOC142501953 gene encoding alpha-2-macroglobulin-like protein 1; the encoded protein is MYMLQSSEGESGGSANVELTSYVLLALISGPTVQAEELSKASEIVNWLNKQQNPYGGFSSTQDTVVAIQALAKYTRVTFNDKGNMLVTVQTAMSFQKQFHVDKYNRLLLQREALPDVPGSYSLQVTGIGCVYIQVVLRYNVYPQMEKATFNLSARLEPRECTNQSIRLETLIISVSYTRTRNVSNMVLIEVDMLSGFSPREDTAIELLKMPLVMRVNIQQNSVTIYLDELGHSSQDYSLTLKQDDVVGKLQPANVKVCDYYKPEESSVRTYLPSCP